The following are encoded together in the Tripterygium wilfordii isolate XIE 37 chromosome 18, ASM1340144v1, whole genome shotgun sequence genome:
- the LOC119983284 gene encoding subtilisin-like protease SBT1.1, whose protein sequence is MIFRAIVLFLLLALVATTSFAVVEKKTYVVHMDKTKMVTSSHKQWCQDLMDSVHKLSTEEEEEETTPPPELIYIYENAVSGFAAKLSIKELESLKRMDGFLFATADQMLRAHTTHTPQFLGLQPGKGLWSAPNLASDVIIGVLDSGIWPEHISFQDSGMSAVPARWKGTCENSTSFSPSNCNKKLIGARTFYKGFEELFGKVNETVEYLSPRDSTGHGTHTASTAAGNVVNNASIFGFANGSATGMRYTARIAVYKVLFEGFTTSSDVLAAIDQAVADGVDVLSLSLQGPLQPYYLDSTAIASLGAIQKGISVVCSAGNSGPTPYTVDNTAPWIFTIAASYLDRGFPAIVKLGNGLTFEGSSLNKGYSRKRLRLAYDRTAGAKEAKYCTPGSLHRELVKGKIVVCEEGLNSRLEKGEVVKLAGGVGMLLINIRIQGEEQFVDAHVVTTISLGVSARRAVIGYVNSSRNATASFIFQGTVYGTRAPMMAAFSSRGPNLVGPDVIKPDVTAPGVNILAAWPPSISPSRQMSDERSVEFNLDSGTSMSCPHVSGLVALLKSVHKDWSPAAIKSALMTTAYITDNKKSPIIDIASNNSKPATPFDFGSGHVNPEAAVDPGLIYDITVEDCLHYLCGLKYNSSQIVAVSRSDFVCPRNITLQPGDLNYPSFAVNFVGKAKNASVTYKRTVTNVGIPNSSYLVQIEEPNGVAVMVEPKILKFEKLGEKLSYKVTFVGYERKTDAQNLNATFGSLTWFSRKYAVRSPIAVTWDVDTE, encoded by the coding sequence ATGATCTTTAGAGCAATAGTACTCTTTCTGTTGCTGGCCCTGGTGGCTACGACATCATTTGCTGTGGTGGAGAAGAAAACGTATGTAGTTCACATGGACAAGACAAAGATGGTGACCTCAAGTCACAAACAATGGTGCCAAGACTTGATGGATTCCGTCCATAAATTATCGactgaggaggaagaagaagaaacaacaccACCACCAGAACTCATTTACATCTACGAAAATGCGGTTTCTGGTTTTGCAGCAAAGCTTTCCATCAAAGAATTAGAATCCTTGAAAAGAATGGATGGGTTTCTCTTTGCCACTGCCGACCAAATGCTAAGGGCTCACACAACTCATACTCCTCAATTCCTCGGCCTACAACCTGGCAAAGGACTATGGAGCGCGCCCAACTTGGCTTCTGACGTGATTATTGGCGTCCTTGATAGCGGAATCTGGCCTGAACATATTAGTTTCCAAGACTCAGGCATGTCCGCCGTGCCTGCCAGATGGAAAGGCACTTGTGAGAATAGCACAAGCTTTTCACCATCAAATTGCAACAAGAAGCTAATTGGTGCAAGAACTTTCTATAAAGGGTTTGAAGAACTTTTCGGAAAAGTGAATGAAACGGTTGAGTACTTGTCCCCAAGAGACTCAACCGGACACGGGACGCACACAGCATCTACTGCAGCAGGAAATGTTGTAAACAACGCAAGTATATTCGGGTTTGCCAATGGCTCAGCAACCGGTATGAGATACACAGCAAGAATTGCTGTCTATAAAGTGTTATTTGAAGGATTCACAACTTCTTCTGATGTACTAGCCGCTATAGATCAAGCTGTCGCGGACGGCGTTGATGTACTATCTCTATCTTTGCAAGGACCACTTCAGCCTTATTATCTAGACAGTACTGCTATAGCTTCATTGGGGGCGATTCAGAAAGGCATATCTGTTGTCTGCTCCGCAGGCAATTCTGGACCAACTCCATACACTGTCGACAATACGGCGCCTTGGATCTTTACAATTGCTGCTAGCTATCTTGACAGAGGCTTCCCGGCCATTGTCAAGCTTGGAAATGGATTGACGTTTGAGGGTTCATCTTTGAATAAAGGCTACTCAAGAAAACGACTTCGTCTTGCATATGACAGGACAGCAGGTGCAAAAGAAGCTAAGTATTGCACTCCAGGCTCACTCCACAGAGAACTTGTCAAAGGGAAGATTGTTGTGTGCGAAGAGGGTTTAAATAGCAGATTGGAAAAGGGGGAGGTAGTAAAATTAGCAGGGGGAGTTGGCATGCTGCTAATCAACATAAGAATCCAAGGCGAAGAACAATTCGTCGACGCACACGTGGTAACAACGATTTCTTTAGGAGTCTCAGCGCGTAGAGCCGTTATTGGATATGTGAATTCGTCTAGAAATGCAACGGCTTCTTTCATCTTCCAAGGGACGGTGTATGGCACCCGTGCACCGATGATGGCTGCATTTTCATCAAGAGGGCCTAATCTGGTTGGACCCGATGTGATCAAGCCGGACGTGACTGCACCAGGGGTGAATATCTTGGCTGCTTGGCCACCCTCAATAAGTCCTAGTCGACAAATGAGCGATGAGAGAAGTGTTGAGTTCAATCTCGATTCAGGTACCTCAATGTCATGTCCTCATGTTAGCGGCCTAGTTGCACTACTCAAGTCAGTCCATAAAGATTGGTCACCTGCAGCCATTAAATCTGCACTGATGACAACGGCTTACATTACTGACAACAAGAAATCTCCCATTATTGACATTGCCTCTAATAACTCAAAACCCGCAACGCCTTTCGACTTTGGTTCCGGCCATGTTAATCCTGAAGCTGCTGTGGATCCGGGGCTAATATATGATATTACTGTTGAAGATTGTCTACACTATCTTTGTGGTCTAAAATACAACTCTTCTCAAATAGTTGCAGTTTCAAGAAGTGACTTTGTATGTCCAAGGAACATAACTCTTCAGCCTGGTGATCTAAATTACCCTTCTTTCGCTGTGAATTTTGTCGGTAAAGCGAAGAACGCCAGTGTGACATACAAGAGGACTGTGACAAATGTTGGAATCCCAAATAGTAGTTATTTGGTGCAGATAGAGGAACCCAATGGAGTAGCAGTGATGGTAGAGCCAAAGATTCTGAAATTCGAAAAGTTGGGTGAGAAGTTGAGCTACAAAGTGACTTTTGTTGGGTACGAAAGAAAGACTGATGCTCAGAACCTTAATGCAACATTTGGATCTCTAACTTGGTTCTCTAGAAAATATGCAGTTAGAAGCCCCATTGCAGTGACATGGGATGTTGATACAGAATAG
- the LOC119984443 gene encoding subtilisin-like protease SBT4.14 isoform X2: MSRDKFIIYSLALHQLLLLILISVATISADDQKNFYVVYLGDDPISRDSAAQTHISLLSSIKGSDLDAKESIIYSYTYGFNAFAAKLSKNEAQKLSLKDEVLTVFPNRYHKLHTTKSWDFVGLPQTARRNLKVEENIVVGLMDTGITPQSESFRDDGFSPPPKKWKGTCDHYANFTGCNNKLIGARYFKLDGFPDPNDILSPVDVDGHGTHTSSTLAGNVVPDANLFGLAKGAARGAVPYARVAMYKVCWASSGCSDMDILAAFDAAIHDGVDVISISIGGMTGDYVSDAIGIGAFHALKTGIITVASAGNDGPSFGSLSNHAPWLLTVAASGIDREFRSEVELGNGKTVSGIGVNTFEAKQKLYPLVSGVDVAKNSESKEMARFCLQESIDPNKVKGKLVYCKLQEWGTDAVVKGNGGIGVIIESGQFLDAAQIYMTPGTMVNETVGDVISNYIHSTRSPSAVIYRSQEVKIAAPFVASFSSRGPNPVTEHLLKPDIAAPGIDILASYTPLKSLTGLKGDTLYSKFTILSGTSMACPHVAGAAAYIKSFHPNWTAAAIKSAILTTAKQMSRRMNNEAEFAYGAGQVNPARAISPGLVYDMDEMSYIQFLCHEGYNGSSLSVLIAKCEK, encoded by the exons ATGTCAAGAGATAAATTCATTATTTATTCACTTGCTCTGCATCAACTTCTTCTTTTGATCTTGATAAGTGTAGCAACCATAAGCGCGGATGATCAAAAG AACTTTTACGTTGTTTACTTGGGAGATGATCCAATATCAAGAGACTCCGCAGCCCAAACACATATTAGTCTCCTCTCATCAATCAAGGGAAG TGATCTTGATGCCAAGGAGTCCATCATCTACAGCTATACATATGGCTTCAATGCATTTGCTGCGAAGCTATCTAAAAATGAAGCGCAGAAACTTTCTT tgaAGGATGAAGTGCTTACTGTGTTCCCAAATCGATATCACAAGCTACACACGACAAAGTCGTGGGACTTTGTTGGACTTCCTCAAACAGCTAGAAGAAATTTGAAGGTGGAGGAAAACATCGTTGTCGGTCTAATGGACACAG GGATCACTCCGCAATCCGAGAGCTTTAGGGACGATGGGTTCAGTCCTCCACCCAAAAAATGGAAAGGAACTTGTGATCACTATGCTAATTTCACAGGATGTAACAA CAAACTAATAGGAGCCAGATACTTCAAGCTTGATGGCTTTCCAGACCCCAATGACATCTTATCTCCAGTAGACGTGGATGGCCACGGCACACACACATCATCAACATTAGCAGGAAACGTAGTTCCAGATGCAAATCTATTTGGACTGGCCAAAGGTGCAGCACGCGGTGCAGTGCCATATGCCAGGGTGGCTATGTACAAAGTGTGTTGGGCTAGCAGTGGTTGCTCAGACATGGACATACTTGCTGCATTTGATGCTGCCATACATGATGGTGTGGACGTTATATCGATTTCAATTGGTGGTATGACTGGTGATTATGTATCAGATGCAATAGGAATAGGCGCATTTCATGCCTTGAAGACGGGTATCATTACTGTGGCATCGGCTGGGAATGATGGACCTAGCTTTGGTAGCTTGTCCAACCATGCTCCTTGGCTCTTGACTGTTGCTGCTAGCGGCATTGATAGGGAGTTTAGGAGTGAAGTTGAATTGGGGAATGGAAAGACTGTTTCA GGAATTGGAGTGAACACATTTGAAGCAAAGCAGAAATTATATCCACTTGTTAGTGGGGTTGATGTCGCAAAGAACTCTGAAAGCAAGGAAATGGCCAG GTTCTGTCTTCAGGAATCAATAGATCCCAATAAGGTGAAGGGAAAGCTTGTTTACTGCAAACTTCAAGAGTGGGGTACTGATGCTGTTGTGAAAGGAAATGGAGGGATAGGTGTCATCATCGAAAGTGGGCAGTTTCTTGATGCTGCCCAGATTTACATGACACCAGGGACCATGGTAAACGAAACCGTTGGTGATGTAATCAGTAATTATATACATTCAACAAG ATCACCATCAGCTGTTATATACAGATCACAGGAGGTAAAAATTGCTGCGCCATTTGTCGCTTCATTTTCTTCAAGAGGTCCAAATCCAGTAACGGAACACCTTCTCAAG CCTGATATTGCAGCTCCTGGCATTGACATTTTGGCATCTTACACTCCTTTGAAGTCACTTACCGGGCTGAAAGGCGATACCCTGTACTCAAAATTTACAATCTTGTCAGGGACCTCCATGGCATGTCCACATGTTGCAGGTGCAGCAGCTTATATAAAGTCCTTCCACCCAAATTGGACTGCAGCAGCAATTAAGTCTGCCATCTTGACCACAG CCAAACAAATGAGCCGGAGGATGAACAATGAAGCAGAATTTGCGTACGGTGCAGGCCAAGTTAACCCGGCTAGAGCAATAAGCCCTGGATTAGTCTATGACATGGATGAAATGAGCTACATTCAATTTCTTTGCCATGAGGGCTACAATGGATCATCTTTATCCGTCTTAATTG CTAAGTGTGAGAAATAA
- the LOC119984443 gene encoding subtilisin-like protease SBT4.14 isoform X1, whose translation MSRDKFIIYSLALHQLLLLILISVATISADDQKNFYVVYLGDDPISRDSAAQTHISLLSSIKGSDLDAKESIIYSYTYGFNAFAAKLSKNEAQKLSLKDEVLTVFPNRYHKLHTTKSWDFVGLPQTARRNLKVEENIVVGLMDTGITPQSESFRDDGFSPPPKKWKGTCDHYANFTGCNNKLIGARYFKLDGFPDPNDILSPVDVDGHGTHTSSTLAGNVVPDANLFGLAKGAARGAVPYARVAMYKVCWASSGCSDMDILAAFDAAIHDGVDVISISIGGMTGDYVSDAIGIGAFHALKTGIITVASAGNDGPSFGSLSNHAPWLLTVAASGIDREFRSEVELGNGKTVSGIGVNTFEAKQKLYPLVSGVDVAKNSESKEMARFCLQESIDPNKVKGKLVYCKLQEWGTDAVVKGNGGIGVIIESGQFLDAAQIYMTPGTMVNETVGDVISNYIHSTRSPSAVIYRSQEVKIAAPFVASFSSRGPNPVTEHLLKPDIAAPGIDILASYTPLKSLTGLKGDTLYSKFTILSGTSMACPHVAGAAAYIKSFHPNWTAAAIKSAILTTAKQMSRRMNNEAEFAYGAGQVNPARAISPGLVYDMDEMSYIQFLCHEGYNGSSLSVLIGSKSINCSSLLPGLGYDAINYPTMQLSVRNKKEPTVGVFRRSVTNVGPSVSIYNATIKAPKGVNITVKPTTLSFTRTLQKKSFKVVVEANPMSRAIILSGSLVWKSSRYAVRSPIVIYKAAE comes from the exons ATGTCAAGAGATAAATTCATTATTTATTCACTTGCTCTGCATCAACTTCTTCTTTTGATCTTGATAAGTGTAGCAACCATAAGCGCGGATGATCAAAAG AACTTTTACGTTGTTTACTTGGGAGATGATCCAATATCAAGAGACTCCGCAGCCCAAACACATATTAGTCTCCTCTCATCAATCAAGGGAAG TGATCTTGATGCCAAGGAGTCCATCATCTACAGCTATACATATGGCTTCAATGCATTTGCTGCGAAGCTATCTAAAAATGAAGCGCAGAAACTTTCTT tgaAGGATGAAGTGCTTACTGTGTTCCCAAATCGATATCACAAGCTACACACGACAAAGTCGTGGGACTTTGTTGGACTTCCTCAAACAGCTAGAAGAAATTTGAAGGTGGAGGAAAACATCGTTGTCGGTCTAATGGACACAG GGATCACTCCGCAATCCGAGAGCTTTAGGGACGATGGGTTCAGTCCTCCACCCAAAAAATGGAAAGGAACTTGTGATCACTATGCTAATTTCACAGGATGTAACAA CAAACTAATAGGAGCCAGATACTTCAAGCTTGATGGCTTTCCAGACCCCAATGACATCTTATCTCCAGTAGACGTGGATGGCCACGGCACACACACATCATCAACATTAGCAGGAAACGTAGTTCCAGATGCAAATCTATTTGGACTGGCCAAAGGTGCAGCACGCGGTGCAGTGCCATATGCCAGGGTGGCTATGTACAAAGTGTGTTGGGCTAGCAGTGGTTGCTCAGACATGGACATACTTGCTGCATTTGATGCTGCCATACATGATGGTGTGGACGTTATATCGATTTCAATTGGTGGTATGACTGGTGATTATGTATCAGATGCAATAGGAATAGGCGCATTTCATGCCTTGAAGACGGGTATCATTACTGTGGCATCGGCTGGGAATGATGGACCTAGCTTTGGTAGCTTGTCCAACCATGCTCCTTGGCTCTTGACTGTTGCTGCTAGCGGCATTGATAGGGAGTTTAGGAGTGAAGTTGAATTGGGGAATGGAAAGACTGTTTCA GGAATTGGAGTGAACACATTTGAAGCAAAGCAGAAATTATATCCACTTGTTAGTGGGGTTGATGTCGCAAAGAACTCTGAAAGCAAGGAAATGGCCAG GTTCTGTCTTCAGGAATCAATAGATCCCAATAAGGTGAAGGGAAAGCTTGTTTACTGCAAACTTCAAGAGTGGGGTACTGATGCTGTTGTGAAAGGAAATGGAGGGATAGGTGTCATCATCGAAAGTGGGCAGTTTCTTGATGCTGCCCAGATTTACATGACACCAGGGACCATGGTAAACGAAACCGTTGGTGATGTAATCAGTAATTATATACATTCAACAAG ATCACCATCAGCTGTTATATACAGATCACAGGAGGTAAAAATTGCTGCGCCATTTGTCGCTTCATTTTCTTCAAGAGGTCCAAATCCAGTAACGGAACACCTTCTCAAG CCTGATATTGCAGCTCCTGGCATTGACATTTTGGCATCTTACACTCCTTTGAAGTCACTTACCGGGCTGAAAGGCGATACCCTGTACTCAAAATTTACAATCTTGTCAGGGACCTCCATGGCATGTCCACATGTTGCAGGTGCAGCAGCTTATATAAAGTCCTTCCACCCAAATTGGACTGCAGCAGCAATTAAGTCTGCCATCTTGACCACAG CCAAACAAATGAGCCGGAGGATGAACAATGAAGCAGAATTTGCGTACGGTGCAGGCCAAGTTAACCCGGCTAGAGCAATAAGCCCTGGATTAGTCTATGACATGGATGAAATGAGCTACATTCAATTTCTTTGCCATGAGGGCTACAATGGATCATCTTTATCCGTCTTAATTGGTTCGAAATCTATCAATTGCTCCTCTTTACTCCCTGGACTTGGATATGATGCTATTAACTATCCTACTATGCAGCTAAGTGTGAGAAATAAAAAGGAGCCAACAGTAGGTGTTTTCCGGAGGAGTGTTACGAATGTCGGTCCTTCTGTATCCATCTACAATGCCACCATTAAGGCCCCCAAAGGAGTGAACATCACTGTCAAGCCTACAACTCTCTCGTTCACTCGTACACTACAGAAGAAAAGCTTCAAGGTTGTGGTGGAGGCGAATCCCATGTCGAGAGCAATAATATTATCAGGCTCACTTGTTTGGAAAAGCTCTCGTTATGCTGTGAGGAGTCCTATTGTCATCTACAAAGCAGCAGAGTAA
- the LOC119983795 gene encoding subtilisin-like protease SBT1.1: MKLRSIWSMLLALLATTSFAIVEKQTYVVHMDKTKVVTSNLKQWYEGFMDSIYTLSTDEEEEEGTTPPELLYVYEHAISGFAAKLSTKQLESLKRMDGFLFATADKMLHAHTTHTPQFLGLQFNKGLWSESNLASDIVIGVLDTGIWPEHISFQDSGISAVPPRWKGTCENGTMFSPLNCNKKLIGARYFYKGYEASFGRINETDEFLSPRDANGHGTHTAATAGGSVVNNASLFGFASGSASGMMYTSRIAVYKVLWGIGADGGGAPSDILAGIDQAVADGVDVLSLSLGGGPMPYYLDDVAIASFGAINKGISVVCSAGNFGPSFFTVANSAPWIMTIAASYLDRSFSTTIKLGNGQTFEGSSLYTGNATSQLPLVYGKTAGGEGADFCTSGSLNQTLVKGKIILCRSGIISGEAKGEQVKMAGGAGMLLIEELFARSHVLPATSTGLLAGRAIIEYVNSSTITTASIDFQGTVYGTRAPMMAAFSSRGPNSVGLDVIKPDVTAPGMNILAAWPPIRSPSGLTSDKRSVLFNIISGTSMSCPHVSGLVALLRSFRKDWSPAAIKSALMTTAYTMDNTKSPIIDVASNSLPATPFHFGSGHVNPEAAADPGLVYDISPEDYLNYLCSLNYTSPQIAAISRSPFACQKNSTLQPGDLNYPSFAVNFVGEARNSSMTYTRTVTNVGTPNSNYTVQLEEPNGVAMMVEPKMLQFEELGQKLSYKVTFVGFKRDANVIFGSLVWVYGKYGVRSPIAVTWRNIGG, from the coding sequence ATGAAGTTAAGATCAATATGGTCTATGTTGCTAGCCCTGTTGGCTACAACATCATTCGCGATTGTTGAGAAGCAGACATATGTAGTTCACATGGACAAGACAAAGGTCGTGACCTCAAACCTCAAACAATGGTATGAAGGTTTTATGGATTCAATCTATACCTTATCAACTgacgaggaagaagaagaaggcacAACACCACCTGAACTCCTATACGTCTACGAACATGCCATATCTGGTTTTGCAGCAAAGCTTTCCACCAAACAATTAGAATCTTTGAAAAGAATGGATGGATTCCTCTTCGCCACTGCCGACAAAATGCTGCACGCCCACACAACTCACACTCCTCAGTTCCTTGGCTTGCAATTCAACAAGGGGCTGTGGAGTGAGTCCAACTTGGCTTCTGACATTGTGATTGGAGTGCTCGATACTGGAATTTGGCCCGAACACATTAGTTTTCAAGACTCGGGCATTTCTGCAGTGCCCCCTAGATGGAAAGGCACTTGTGAGAATGGCACAATGTTTTCGCCATTAAACTGCAACAAGAAGCTAATTGGTGCAAGATATTTCTACAAAGGGTATGAGGCGTCTTTCGGAAGGATCAATGAAACAGATGAGTTCCTGTCCCCTCGCGATGCAAACGGACATGGGACACACACAGCGGCTACAGCAGGAGGCAGTGTTGTAAACAATGCAAGTTTATTTGGTTTCGCGAGTGGCTCTGCGAGTGGTATGATGTACACATCTAGAATTGCTGTTTATAAAGTGCTATGGGGGATAGGAGCAGACGGTGGTGGTGCTCCGTCTGATATACTGGCTGGTATAGATCAAGCTGTTGCAGATGGTGTTGATgtgctctctctgtctctggGAGGCGGACCAATGCCTTATTATCTGGATGATGTTGCCATAGCATCATTTGGGGCCATCAACAAAGGAATTTCTGTTGTGTGCTCTGCAGGCAATTTTGGCCCGTCTTTCTTTACTGTTGCCAATTCCGCGCCATGGATCATGACAATTGCTGCAAGTTATCTGGATAGGAGCTTCTCAACAACTATCAAACTTGGAAATGGACAAACTTTTGAAGGTTCATCTTTGTATACAGGCAATGCAACAAGTCAATTGCCACTTGTGTATGGAAAGACCGCAGGTGGTGAAGGCGCTGATTTCTGCACTAGTGGATCACTCAACCAAACACTTGTCAAAGGGAAGATCATTTTGTGCCGATCAGGTATAATTAGCGGAGAAGCAAAAGGAGAGCAAGTAAAAATGGCAGGGGGTGCTGGAATGCTCTTAATCGAAGAACTTTTTGCTCGTTCACATGTTTTACCAGCAACTTCTACTGGTCTCTTGGCAGGTAGAGCCATCATTGAGTATGTAAACTCATCTACTATAACAACGGCTTCCATCGACTTCCAAGGTACCGTGTATGGAACCCGTGCACCAATGATGGCTGCATTCTCGTCTAGAGGTCCTAACTCTGTAGGACTTGACGTGATCAAGCCAGATGTGACTGCACCAGGGATGAACATTTTAGCTGCTTGGCCACCCATAAGAAGCCCAAGTGGACTCACCAGTGATAAGAGAAGTGTTTTGTTCAATATCATATCAGGAACCTCAATGTCATGCCCTCATGTAAGTGGCCTAGTCGCACTACTCAGGTCATTCCGTAAAGATTGGTCACCTGCAGCAATTAAATCAGCATTGATGACAACTGCCTACACTATGGACAACACGAAATCCCCGATTATTGATGTTGCGTCTAACTCTCTACCTGCGACGCCTTTCCACTTTGGTTCCGGCCACGTTAATCCTGAAGCTGCTGCTGATCCGGGCCTAGTTTATGATATTTCTCCGGAGGATTATCTGAACTATCTATGTAGCTTAAACTACACGTCTCCTCAAATAGCTGCAATATCAAGAAGTCCTTTTGCCTGTCAGAAAAACTCAACTCTTCAGCCTGGTGACCTGAATTATCCTTCTTTTGCTGTGAATTTTGTGGGCGAAGCAAGAAATTCAAGTATGACATACACAAGGACGGTGACAAATGTTGGGACCCCAAATAGTAATTATACTGTGCAGCTGGAGGAACCCAATGGAGTAGCAATGATGGTAGAGCCAAAGATGTTACAGTTTGAAGAATTGGGTCAGAAACTGAGCTACAAAGTGACTTTTGTTGGGTTCAAAAGAGACGCGAATGTGATCTTCGGATCTCTAGTGTGGGTGTATGGAAAATATGGAGTTAGAAGCCCCATTGCAGTAACTTGGAGAAATATTGGTGGATAA